One genomic segment of Verrucomicrobiia bacterium includes these proteins:
- a CDS encoding farnesyl diphosphate synthase: MAATRTINSFDLQEFLETRTQAVNAALSRYLPPAQTRPATLHAAMRYPLFAGGKRMRPAVCLAAALACGGDEAEAMPLACAVECIHTYSLVHDDLPCMDDDDLRRGKPTTHVQFRPANDAAGRKRGEAIALLAGDALLTQAFEIAAQCRGWPRYSHQDVMLELARTAGSLQLIAGQVADLEGEGRKADVKQLRYIHERKTSALLCCSVRLGGMSANCTPAQLKALTDFGYNVGLAFQVIDDILDVTQTSEKLGKTAGKDVKSQKSTYPALVGLERSRKIATQLTNKAFAALKTFRGRAVALEALAEFLLNREY, translated from the coding sequence ATGGCAGCCACTCGCACGATCAATTCTTTTGACCTGCAGGAATTTCTTGAAACCCGCACCCAGGCGGTGAACGCCGCCTTGAGCCGTTACCTGCCGCCCGCCCAAACCAGGCCGGCGACCCTCCACGCGGCGATGCGTTACCCGTTGTTTGCCGGCGGCAAACGCATGCGCCCGGCCGTGTGTCTGGCGGCTGCCCTCGCCTGCGGCGGCGACGAGGCGGAGGCCATGCCGCTGGCTTGTGCCGTTGAATGCATACACACCTACTCGCTCGTCCATGATGATCTACCGTGCATGGACGACGACGACCTGCGCCGCGGCAAACCCACCACCCACGTGCAATTTCGCCCCGCCAACGACGCGGCCGGACGGAAACGCGGCGAAGCCATTGCCCTCCTCGCGGGCGACGCGCTATTGACGCAGGCCTTTGAAATCGCCGCTCAATGCCGTGGCTGGCCACGTTACTCGCATCAGGATGTCATGCTCGAACTGGCCCGGACGGCCGGTTCGCTGCAATTGATTGCCGGTCAGGTGGCGGACCTCGAAGGCGAAGGCCGCAAAGCAGACGTCAAACAACTGCGCTACATCCACGAGCGCAAGACCAGCGCCCTGCTCTGTTGCTCCGTGCGCCTCGGCGGGATGAGCGCGAATTGCACGCCCGCCCAGCTCAAAGCGCTCACGGATTTCGGCTATAACGTTGGACTGGCATTTCAGGTCATCGACGACATTCTGGATGTCACCCAGACCAGCGAAAAGCTGGGCAAGACCGCCGGCAAGGATGTTAAATCCCAAAAATCGACCTACCCTGCGCTGGTCGGATTGGAACGTTCGCGCAAAATCGCGACCCAACTCACAAACAAGGCCTTCGCCGCGTTGAAGACGTTCCGCGGGCGAGCGGTCGCATTGGAAGCCCTCGCCGAGTTTTTGCTCAACCGCGAGTATTGA
- a CDS encoding RluA family pseudouridine synthase, whose amino-acid sequence MARPNCIELFKEAPIPILYEDRSVLAIDKPAGWMLVPFSWQRTQRNLQAAITSSIGAGHYWARSRNLRFLKYVHRLDAETTGILLFAKSQGALDSLGALFETRQVEKIYLAVSARAPCQNEWTCNDRLAPDPEEHGRMRPDRRGKDAETAFRLVASAGGKHLIEARPRSGRQHQIRIHLALAGCPIVGDELYGGQPNALLGLRAVGLAYRNPFTRRPVAISASTKGFLGDFGFGGETFEPFFQTIPPHAFEVRQERT is encoded by the coding sequence ATGGCCAGGCCAAACTGCATCGAACTGTTCAAGGAAGCGCCCATCCCGATTCTGTATGAGGACCGGTCGGTCCTGGCCATCGACAAGCCCGCGGGCTGGATGCTGGTGCCATTTTCATGGCAGCGCACGCAGCGCAATCTCCAGGCAGCGATCACTTCCTCCATCGGAGCCGGCCATTATTGGGCGCGTTCCCGCAATTTGCGCTTTCTGAAATACGTCCACCGGCTCGATGCCGAGACGACCGGCATTTTGCTGTTCGCCAAAAGCCAGGGCGCGCTCGATTCGCTGGGCGCCTTGTTTGAAACCCGGCAGGTCGAAAAAATCTACCTCGCCGTATCGGCCAGGGCGCCGTGCCAAAATGAATGGACCTGCAACGACCGGCTGGCGCCCGACCCGGAAGAGCACGGCCGCATGCGGCCCGACCGGCGTGGCAAGGACGCCGAAACTGCGTTTCGGCTGGTGGCCAGTGCCGGGGGCAAACATCTCATCGAAGCGCGCCCGCGCTCGGGGCGGCAGCATCAAATCCGGATTCACCTGGCACTGGCCGGTTGTCCCATTGTCGGCGATGAACTCTACGGCGGGCAGCCGAATGCGCTGCTGGGGTTGCGGGCGGTAGGACTGGCGTATCGTAATCCATTCACCCGTCGGCCGGTCGCCATTAGCGCGTCAACGAAAGGGTTTTTGGGAGATTTCGGCTTTGGCGGCGAAACCTTTGAGCCATTTTTTCAAACGATTCCACCCCACGCCTTCGAAGTCCGGCAGGAACGCACTTGA
- a CDS encoding methylated-DNA--[protein]-cysteine S-methyltransferase — protein MNAAPITSLPIATNAGTFTAHYSMQGLCALDFPPAGKGTPRRPIPPVGNIHAWHQLTTEAVANILVGRTPRELPPLDLSVGTDFQRRVWEEMTWTPCGETRSYAEIAQAIGRPKAVRAVGGACGANPIPLLIPCHRVLAAGGKLGGFSGGLEWKRKLLAIEGIVMC, from the coding sequence ATGAACGCTGCGCCCATTACCTCGCTGCCCATTGCCACCAACGCCGGGACGTTTACCGCTCATTATTCGATGCAAGGGCTCTGCGCCCTGGACTTCCCACCAGCCGGAAAAGGAACCCCGAGACGCCCCATCCCGCCGGTGGGAAACATTCACGCCTGGCACCAGCTCACCACCGAAGCCGTGGCAAACATTCTCGTCGGCCGCACGCCGCGTGAACTTCCGCCGCTCGATTTGTCGGTCGGAACGGATTTCCAACGCCGCGTGTGGGAGGAGATGACGTGGACTCCGTGTGGCGAAACGCGCAGTTACGCCGAAATCGCCCAAGCCATTGGCCGGCCCAAAGCGGTCCGCGCCGTCGGCGGCGCCTGCGGAGCGAACCCGATTCCACTCCTGATTCCCTGTCATCGCGTGCTGGCCGCGGGCGGCAAGCTGGGCGGTTTCAGCGGCGGTTTGGAATGGAAGCGAAAGTTGCTGGCCATTGAAGGCATTGTGATGTGCTGA
- a CDS encoding MFS transporter produces MPPGFRARRGLNWAVVGLMYTSYYLCRYNFSYANKAIADEFHYTKSDMSTILSVNFIAYGCGQILNGLLTDKIGGKRAMLIGAFGTVAVNVLFGAASFWGLLSLFSLLWGLNGYLQSFGAPGFIKINSSWFSEKQRGTFAGIFGFMINLGRLVANKLLPALLAGFTFLGMWQVPPQHWRWLFWIPAMVASVVAIVLALCVKDTPEECGYRNLFPGEADHADTNIHGQLSLVFKQIVSNPVVWIMAAAYACTGAVRQSIDQWFPRFFQEVHHLDMNGGKFQWLGFLIPFVASAGSLLSGWISDRFFHSRRAPVAAGVYVLEVCVLLAATQVKTVNWALVFFVLVSFTVNSTHSLLGPAAAMDIGGRKMAAFASGCIDAFQYFGAALAIKGLGYVLDAKGWGYYFYYLVPFGVVGGILMYSIAHRHSLKNTAAS; encoded by the coding sequence CTGCCGCCGGGATTTCGGGCGCGGCGCGGATTGAACTGGGCGGTGGTGGGGCTGATGTATACCAGCTACTATCTCTGCCGCTACAACTTCTCCTACGCCAACAAGGCCATCGCGGACGAGTTTCACTACACGAAGTCCGACATGAGCACCATCCTGTCGGTGAACTTCATCGCCTACGGCTGCGGACAGATTCTCAACGGCTTGCTCACGGACAAGATCGGCGGCAAACGCGCCATGTTGATCGGTGCATTTGGCACGGTGGCCGTCAATGTCCTGTTCGGCGCGGCGTCGTTCTGGGGCCTGCTTTCGCTGTTCTCATTGTTGTGGGGCTTGAACGGCTATTTGCAGTCTTTCGGCGCGCCGGGCTTCATCAAGATCAACAGCTCGTGGTTCAGCGAGAAGCAACGCGGCACGTTTGCGGGCATCTTTGGCTTCATGATCAATCTCGGCCGGCTTGTCGCCAACAAGCTGCTGCCGGCGTTGCTCGCGGGATTCACGTTTCTGGGGATGTGGCAGGTGCCGCCGCAGCATTGGCGCTGGTTGTTCTGGATTCCGGCCATGGTCGCCAGCGTGGTGGCCATCGTGCTTGCCCTGTGCGTCAAGGATACACCCGAGGAATGCGGCTACCGTAACCTGTTTCCGGGGGAGGCAGATCACGCGGACACCAATATTCACGGGCAACTCAGCCTGGTCTTTAAGCAAATCGTGAGCAATCCCGTGGTCTGGATCATGGCCGCGGCGTATGCGTGCACCGGGGCGGTGCGGCAAAGCATCGACCAATGGTTCCCGCGTTTTTTTCAGGAGGTGCATCACCTCGACATGAACGGCGGCAAATTCCAGTGGCTGGGCTTTCTGATTCCCTTCGTCGCCTCGGCCGGTTCGTTGTTGTCCGGGTGGATTTCGGATCGCTTTTTCCATTCGCGCCGCGCGCCGGTGGCTGCAGGTGTTTACGTTCTGGAGGTATGCGTGCTGCTCGCGGCCACACAGGTGAAAACGGTGAACTGGGCGCTGGTGTTCTTCGTGCTCGTCTCGTTCACGGTGAATTCAACCCACTCCCTGCTCGGACCGGCGGCGGCCATGGACATCGGTGGACGCAAGATGGCCGCGTTCGCTTCCGGTTGCATCGATGCGTTCCAATACTTCGGCGCTGCGCTGGCCATCAAAGGACTGGGCTACGTGCTGGATGCGAAAGGGTGGGGCTATTACTTCTACTATCTCGTGCCGTTCGGCGTGGTGGGCGGGATTCTGATGTATTCCATCGCGCACCGGCACAGCCTGAAAAACACCGCCGCCTCCTGA
- a CDS encoding RNA polymerase sigma factor has product MQAETEAQLLARCRRGDAAAWDAIFDRHYAPTMRFVFTLGAAFAPEDAEEICQETFLAAIRNLASFHGRSQFQTWLFRIAVNKARDYRERQNAIKRGGGQIPLSLHAEHPETGLFIDPPSSLPGPDGAILRAEQAVQLHEALNELGGPCQEIIELRYFAELSYEEISADLELNPKTVSSRLSKCLDRLEQIVKRTFLRETSRATSVQ; this is encoded by the coding sequence GTGCAGGCCGAAACTGAAGCCCAGTTGCTTGCCCGCTGTCGCCGCGGCGACGCGGCGGCATGGGACGCGATCTTCGACCGGCATTATGCGCCGACAATGCGGTTCGTCTTCACACTCGGTGCCGCGTTCGCCCCCGAAGATGCCGAGGAGATTTGTCAGGAGACCTTCCTCGCGGCCATCCGGAATCTCGCTTCGTTTCACGGGCGCTCCCAATTTCAGACCTGGCTCTTCCGGATTGCCGTCAACAAGGCTCGTGATTATCGGGAACGGCAAAATGCCATTAAACGTGGGGGTGGCCAAATACCCCTTTCCCTCCACGCGGAACATCCCGAAACCGGCCTGTTCATTGATCCGCCATCGTCACTACCCGGACCGGATGGGGCCATCCTGCGCGCGGAACAGGCGGTTCAGTTGCACGAAGCCTTGAACGAACTGGGCGGCCCCTGTCAGGAAATCATTGAGCTGCGGTATTTTGCCGAATTGAGCTACGAGGAAATTTCGGCCGACCTCGAATTGAACCCCAAAACCGTCAGTTCACGGCTCAGCAAGTGCCTTGACCGGCTGGAGCAAATTGTGAAGCGCACTTTTTTGCGGGAGACATCCCGCGCAACTTCCGTCCAATGA
- a CDS encoding MFS transporter translates to MSLSIVGLCMAVVIGLYFYNNPLRHGGGFMFRRFINWFPLGMTYAFLYMGRYNLAVSKNAMGSLMSNTEFGWIFAAGTWTYALSFLVNGPLVDKMGGKRGILVAAIGSALANIALGVLTYFVVTGQLKMNMVVAFSIIYSVNMYFQSFGAVSIIKVKAYWFHVRERGVFGAIFGTLISFGVYFAFDWGQAIVRMTQASPAGEVGWLHRWVQKIFAVPGHPVDATWAVFFIPAIILLGWAALDAWLIKDTPEEANFPHFDTHDASSGQMHVEYTTMDLLKKVLGSPLMLLIACVELTSGVFRNGIAQWYQTFIKQTGQVGHPSADFFMEHWGLLLCLSGIVGGFAGGIISDKLFHSRRGPPAALLCGFILLMATVMAVFLHSQPVVVGTAAVLIWLGGIGVTSLMSGTAATDFGGRKATATCSGIVDGFAYLGSGLQSVCLGYITSWNWQWWPIFLVPFAVVGIFLARKIWHELPAATRRYLVEVEKKTPPGFVAQE, encoded by the coding sequence ATGTCACTGAGCATCGTCGGTCTGTGCATGGCCGTGGTGATCGGCCTCTACTTCTACAACAACCCGCTGCGGCACGGCGGCGGGTTCATGTTTCGCCGGTTTATCAACTGGTTCCCGCTCGGCATGACCTACGCGTTCCTCTACATGGGACGTTACAACCTCGCCGTCTCAAAAAATGCGATGGGATCCCTCATGTCGAACACCGAGTTTGGCTGGATTTTCGCCGCGGGCACGTGGACCTACGCCCTGTCGTTCCTCGTCAACGGACCACTGGTGGACAAAATGGGCGGCAAGCGGGGCATCCTTGTCGCGGCAATCGGGTCCGCGCTCGCCAACATCGCGCTGGGCGTGCTGACCTACTTCGTGGTAACCGGCCAGCTCAAGATGAACATGGTCGTGGCGTTCTCGATCATCTATTCGGTGAACATGTATTTTCAGAGCTTTGGTGCGGTGTCCATCATCAAGGTCAAGGCCTACTGGTTCCACGTGCGCGAGCGCGGCGTATTTGGCGCGATTTTTGGGACGCTCATTTCCTTCGGCGTTTACTTCGCCTTCGATTGGGGCCAGGCGATCGTGCGGATGACGCAGGCCAGCCCCGCGGGCGAGGTCGGGTGGTTGCACCGTTGGGTGCAGAAAATCTTTGCTGTTCCCGGCCATCCGGTGGATGCGACCTGGGCCGTGTTCTTCATCCCCGCGATCATTCTGCTGGGCTGGGCGGCACTGGACGCGTGGTTGATCAAGGACACGCCGGAAGAGGCGAATTTCCCGCATTTCGACACGCACGATGCTTCGTCAGGGCAGATGCACGTGGAATACACCACCATGGATCTGCTGAAAAAAGTGCTGGGCAGTCCGTTGATGCTGTTGATTGCCTGCGTTGAACTGACCTCGGGCGTGTTTCGGAATGGCATTGCCCAATGGTATCAAACGTTCATCAAACAAACGGGCCAGGTGGGCCATCCGAGCGCGGACTTTTTCATGGAGCATTGGGGCCTGCTGCTCTGCCTGTCGGGCATTGTGGGTGGCTTCGCCGGCGGCATCATTTCGGACAAGCTGTTCCACTCGCGGCGTGGTCCGCCGGCGGCATTGTTGTGCGGCTTCATCCTGCTCATGGCGACGGTCATGGCGGTGTTTCTGCATTCTCAACCGGTCGTCGTGGGAACCGCGGCGGTGCTCATCTGGCTCGGCGGCATTGGCGTGACGTCGCTGATGTCCGGCACGGCGGCGACGGATTTTGGCGGGCGCAAGGCGACGGCCACCTGTTCGGGGATTGTTGATGGATTCGCGTATCTGGGCAGCGGTTTGCAATCCGTCTGCCTCGGCTACATCACGTCGTGGAACTGGCAGTGGTGGCCCATCTTTCTCGTGCCGTTTGCGGTCGTCGGCATTTTCCTCGCCCGGAAAATCTGGCACGAACTCCCGGCGGCCACGCGACGTTATCTGGTGGAAGTCGAGAAGAAGACGCCGCCCGGTTTCGTGGCGCAGGAATAA
- a CDS encoding thymidylate synthase gives MKPYLDLLRHVLDHGKFKADRTGTGTYSLFGAQARFDLRSSFPLVTTKKVHLKSIIYELLWFLRGETNVRWLQERGVTIWNEWADTTGNLGRVYGAQWTDWRSGDGRSINQIDTVIEQIRRNPDSRRLIVTAWNPGEIEGMALPPCHTLFQFFVQDGELSCQLYQRSADLFLGVPFNIASYALLTLMVAQVTDLKPGDFVHTFGDLHIYANHLEQVKLQLSREPRPLPRMKLNPAVKNIHDFQFEDFTLEGYDPHPAIKAPVAV, from the coding sequence ATGAAGCCGTATCTCGATCTCCTCCGCCACGTGCTTGACCACGGGAAGTTCAAGGCCGACCGCACGGGCACGGGCACTTACTCGCTCTTCGGGGCGCAGGCGCGCTTTGATTTGCGCTCCAGCTTTCCGCTCGTCACGACCAAGAAGGTTCACCTTAAGTCCATCATCTACGAATTGCTCTGGTTTTTGCGGGGCGAAACGAATGTGCGCTGGCTCCAGGAACGCGGCGTGACGATCTGGAACGAATGGGCGGACACCACCGGCAACCTCGGGCGGGTCTATGGGGCGCAATGGACGGACTGGCGCAGTGGCGATGGCCGGTCCATCAACCAGATTGACACGGTCATCGAACAGATTCGCCGCAATCCGGACAGCCGGCGGCTCATTGTCACGGCGTGGAATCCCGGCGAGATCGAAGGCATGGCGCTACCGCCGTGCCACACGTTGTTTCAATTTTTTGTGCAGGACGGCGAACTGTCCTGCCAGCTTTACCAGCGCAGCGCCGATTTGTTTCTTGGCGTGCCGTTCAACATCGCCAGCTATGCGCTGCTCACCTTGATGGTGGCGCAAGTGACGGATCTCAAGCCCGGCGATTTCGTTCATACCTTCGGCGATCTGCACATCTACGCGAACCACCTCGAACAGGTGAAGCTGCAACTCAGCCGCGAACCGCGCCCGTTGCCGCGCATGAAACTGAATCCGGCGGTGAAGAACATTCATGACTTCCAGTTTGAGGACTTCACGCTGGAAGGTTATGACCCGCACCCAGCCATCAAGGCGCCGGTGGCGGTGTGA